The Sardina pilchardus chromosome 5, fSarPil1.1, whole genome shotgun sequence DNA window CAAACGTGCGCGTGAGCTGGCAAGAAAATATAAAGCTTAGCCATGATGACAGGGATAATTTACTTAGATTAACGGTAGATTAGACTGTTGCCATTTACAGGGTAACTGGTGTATAGTCGTTATAAAAAGTTATCTCTGCAAACTTTGGACTTAATTGCATATATTGTAACTTGTGATTACATATGTCTGTGCCTCCTTGTACCTTGCAAAAACCTAAGAAAACCCTGCAAAGAACCCTGCACAAAGTGTCAACATGGACAGTGGGGCTGTCTTGGCCAGCTAATACACATGGAGAAATCTATTTTTTCCAGAGGCGTTTGTCAGCCTTCAGAGTGGCTGGATAACCACGCACCTGTCAAAAGGCCACCCAAAGCCAGGAGCGCAAAGCCAAGGGTCAGCACGGggcagatgagatgagatgagatgagatgagatgagatgcgCTGAgatgcgctgcgctgcgctgacgACTGTCAAGCCCCTGGCTGTCACGCCTCTATTTTGTGTTGTCAGTCATAAAGTGCTGGATCGGACGGGGGGGCTGGAGGAGGCAGGGACCCTGCGGTGGGAgctctgcctgctgctgctgctcgccTGGATCCTCGTCTACCTCTGCATCTTCAAAGGGATCAAGTCTACAGGGAAGGTACTGTAACTGACCTCTAGGGGGCCTCTCAAGTACTCCATGTGCTTTATATTCATTTGtggtcatgttttttttgtttgtttgtttgttttttgacattTGCCTATgagtttgttttgttattattttattcaccttgtttctctgtctctctctgtttgaatGCTATTTTCAATGTTCAGGTGGTCTACTTCACGGCAATCTTCCCCTATGTTATCCTTATTGCTCTGCTGATCAACAATGTGCAGCTGCCTGGGGCTATGAAGGGCATTAACTTTTTTATACTGCCCGTGTGGGACAAACTGCTGTCTCTTGAGGTAAAAATGTATCTCAGTATTTCACTTGAATGACGAGTCTTGTCAGAATTGTTGCACATAAACTGGTGTTATCAAAATCTTGAcattttgtttatgtatttgtcTTGCTAGGTATGGGTCAACGCTGCTGCTCAAATCTTCAATTCCATTGGGATCGGGTTCGGTGGCCTTATGACTATGTCCAGCTACAATTCTTTCAACAACAACGTTCTTAAGTGAGCGAATGTAATTTGCTTCTATTTACTTAGCTTATGGCAAAAGACAATAACAAGAGTTAACTCTACACATAATCACAGGTCTTCGTGTTTATTGTGGTGCCACTCTACAGGACTGTTTTATTCTGTTCTCAGAGACACCTTGGCAATCTCCATCATAAACTCCCTGACCAGCATTCTCGCTGGATTTGTCATCTTCTCAGCCTTCGGCTACATGTCACATCTACAAAACATCCCTGTCAGTGAGCTGGCTGTGGACGGTACGTGTGTTATCACATGGCTCTTTACAAAGAGGCTAAGGTCTCCGTAAttggagctacagtacatgtaattaGACTTGTATCCCTGTTTAAGTGTAGTGTTACACACAATGAGTCAGCTCTCAGTCCCCACATTTAAAGTACTCAGCGTTGGTGTTACATttgtagagagacagacagacagacagacagacagacagacagacagacagacagacagacagacagacagacagacagacagacagacagacagacagacagacagacagacagacagacagacagacagacagacagacagacagacagacagacagacagacagacagacagacagactctttaaatgtgtttatgtgtctgctTCCCTAACCCAGGTCCAGGGCTCGTGTTTGTTGTGTATCCCCAAGCCTTCGTCACCATGCCCGTGGCTCCACTCTGGgccatcatcttcttcttcatgCTGCTGTGTCTCGGCCTGGACAGCGAAGTGAGTCAAATCGGCCGAGTCTTAGCGCCGCGTTGTGTCCTCACTGTGGTGCTGTGAGAGATCCAAAATGTTGTTGTGGAAAATCCCAACAGCTAGCAGGGAATCTTGTCAAATGAAACCCTCTTGTGTTGGTAAAAGCACCATATTAGCACAGAAGATCCCCTAATTTGGCACGCTTTGTCAGATAATCTTTATCTGCATGCCCAACAAACTCTGCGACCGAGGCAAGTGCTGATCTTCTCCTATTGAAGAACGTTTCATTTTAACCAATAGTCAAATGTATGTAAAAAATGTAAGTACAATGTATATACTGTGATGGCCATTGTGTCATCCATCTGTGTGAAAAATTCTTGTGTTAAGACTAAGGATGTATATACAAAGCAGTTACTGATACACTGACCTTGTGGGATTAAAGGATTCACCAATGTTTGGATTACATTGTACTTTACAGTGATCATAGGCAAGGCGCCAACGACAACCGTGGACAATAAGTCCTAATCTCAATTATTTTTGGCTGGATACCCATTCGGTTTAGCATGATACCTGTTATTCCAGCAGTCTGTGTCATTTCATGGGTTGGCACCAGGATATCTTGGCTGGGATGACATCTTTTAGAGTTGTTTTGGAACACATGCTGGTGATGCTTTTAGTGAAGAGATCTCACGGATCTTGCACACGTCATTGCTTGATCTCCTGGGGCCCTCAAGAAATTTGTCACAGTTCGTCAACCATTTTCAGTAATTTTTCGTCTCTCCCTGACATACATTTTGATTTCTGTTGTGTCCCTAGTTTGCGATGGTGGAAGTTATGGTAACTAGTTTGGTGGATGGCTATGGCAAACCGCTCCTAAAGTATTTCCGACTGAAGGAGATACTGGTGCTGATGGTCTGCTGTACTGCTTTTCTGCTGGGGATTCCTCATGTCATGCAGGTAATACTGATTACTGCTACCAACACAATTCATACCTACAGTGTATACTTAAAAcaagtttacattttatttattttaacataGGCATGGTATTATTTTACCAtggcatttacatgcaatggttaTGCACCAGATTATTATCCCTGAATGAAAATATAATTTTTCTGTTTGGAAACAGTCTGGGATCTACATATTCCAACTGATGGATCACTACACAGCTATAGTGTCCATCATCTTCCTGGCATTTTTTGAAGTGGTTGCAATCTGCTGGGTTTTTGGTGAGTCTCCATCtgtttctaacacacacactattagacATAATATGCCcacttaaaggtacactatgcaagactTTTACCGTAATATTGCCACATTCCACACAACTGGGAGGTCAGACATTTCTGACCTCCTACACGGAGAATTGCATTGGTATGCCAGTTGAAGTGGGAGATCCTAGGGGGAAGCCACAGAGCATAGCTATAGTGGCTAAGTAGTAGCTTCAAGAATTGCCGTCCCGAAGACGTCTCGTGAGAAtcatgaaacattaccttgttaGTAGTTATAGCTACTCCGGAGATTGCATTTAGAATGTGTACAAGGGGAATGAGTCATGAGAAGTAGAGCATTTACAACGgtagtaaaatataaatataaatatattgcgaatacttatatttatatatgaatATTTTGCGATTTCTACActaattttgcaaaatttcttcagctatggggttaatacatggggggcagttaatatggttttgtttgttaaCTTGCATATCCTGAGGTTTATACACATTGTGACTAATACACTGGAAATTACAGTACATATTTCCCTacagcagccaatcaacaaccaagcgcATTTACTGTCAAAAATAAAATCACTAACAACCTTTTGTGGGCAACAGAACAGCCTCCAGAGTGCATTTCACTAGGCTTATCAAGCAGGGACCttcattcatttgtgttttgttgaatTAGTCAACAGTGTCAACAGTCAACATCAACAGTGGTGTTGAATGTCCCAAGCCCACACTTGTGTTCTCAGTATCtaccaacacatactgtaggctactaacaaATTCTTGAGTCATTCTGCTTTGTTGCTGCAGTTGTTTATGATCCAATCATAACATGACTAGGCAAAACCACAACATCACCAACAAAAACAAGTAGCTTTCTTTAGCGAGATTAAGAGATGAAatacataacattacattacattacattacatttcatttggctgacgctttttaaccaaagcgacttacaacatgaaaaaacatttaggtttttaagagcatttctaacaacaaataaaaaaaaacacaataactgcatcaatgagtgtgattgtctgtagtagtgctatgagaggagatgttctttgaagagctgggttttcagacctttttgaagatggctagggatgtccctgctctagtaggaacagatagtgcgttccaccaacgagggacaacagatgagaaaagtttggattgacCTGAGCGTGCTGGCGGAAGAGCTAGACGTCGCTCAGCTGAGGAGCGCAGCGGTCgtgtggtagcatatgcctgtatgagggcattcagataggtgggagcagagccggagagtactttgtaggcaagcgttagagtcttgaatttgatgcgggCGGCCAGTggtagccagtgtagctggatgagcagTGGGGTGACATGCGCCCTTCTGGGTTGGTTGTAGACCAGgcgtgctgctgcattctggatcATTTGAAGGGGTTTTACAGCGCAGGCTGGGagacattacagtagtcaagtcCAGGCATAGAATTTTGATGTTTGTTCCTCAAAAAAGTGGGCTGGATCCACCTTCCTGCTCAAATAGCCTATTAAAGGTGacagaatggaaatcatttttgtcttggttttgatgaattaggtgaggttgtgcataaccaaaaaccaaaaaattgcaattgagttttatttttatgaatcaaagttgaatatatactattgtaACATCAGAGAATACACTACAATActcgattcatccattctatgtcctctttaagtaAACAGCAGGGAGTGGTTCAGAAAATAATATTGTCATAACTTCTTTACCAAAAGGTGTGAGACGACTTACTGATAGTCTTATTGAGATGACCGGAAAACCACCCTCCATCTTCTTCAAAGTGTGCTGGTGGATAATATGCCCAGTTTTGATTGGAGTAAGTGCAAATGAGTCTTTACAAACTCTACTCTCATGAAACTGTTCTTTTCCTGACCtgaatgtgtatatatgtaaatCTTCTGTGTATAGCTCTTCTACAACCAGATGTGGAATgtcgctcaatggtgttttttgcccccaacggcaccttccaggcagcacatcctaaaaggcactacctttaccctgttcttaaccctaaccccctcaaccctcatcctaccccttaACTGAGGGGAATACcggtagtgccttgaaggcagcgctgcctggaaggcaccattgagggcaaataataccaaagacctggAAAGTCTGGCCTCAGAAagcaaaagtcctgccacatatttactccaaccattcacttaggCAGATGAGTTAATTAGAGAATTCACCTGTGATAAGTGCACACGCAAAACCAATTCACCTTATTTGGGGGGCGCCACCTTGGTTTGCTATCTCAATGTATCGTAATGGATGTACTGCTCAACAGGAAATTCAAACACAAAGCAGAGTTAAAGATAAAATAGATACAGCAAGTTTCTGTAATGTAAAGCACAAGGTGgaagaaaatacatttctaaaatgggCTTGGCGGAAAAAGGTAGGACTTTTGTTTTCTGGAGccggacttttacacctctaATCACATATGATCTTGTGCTTCAGATCATCCTAGTGTTCTCAGTCATCCAGTTTAAGCCGGCTCGCTACGAGGACTACGTTTACCCACCGTGGGCTCAAGGACTGGGTTGGATGATCGCTTTGGCTTCCATCATTTGGATTCCGCTGGCAGCCATACATACTTTGTGGGTCCTTCCTGGCTCCTTCATGCAGGTATGTTTGctccagacatacagtacatgtgttttGTTTCTACAGTATTTTCATAAGCCCTTAGTATTATTGTAATAATTCTGTAATATTGTAGTTATTCCGTAATTAATTGgtattatctatctattgtcTGTTCTATGTTACTATAGtatagtattgttttgcattaaATTAAAGTTACATGTCAGTCTACAGTCTAATTtttcttctgtgttttttttgttgttaaaaataGAGATTAAGAAGGTCGCTCACTCCCTTTGGTTTGGAAAAGGTTCCAACCATCCACCCATCAGGAAGTGGAGAGTTGGTTCCAGAACTGGCTGCGAAGCTTTAAAACTGACAGCTGTTCAGGATAGCTCTCCGCCTGGTCACCATCCTCCAGGCCAACCTCTACTCCTTCCGTTActactacagtacattacacttcaacttttcatgtttgtttgagCGTCAAACAAAATGGGAAACCCCACTCCCCACCATACCATTCTTTAGGTAGAGGATGCAAAGACATTCCTTGGTGTGACTGGAAGGTTACAGATCTTTTTGTATTCATTCAGTTTACACCATGGCGGTGGGCTCGCTACTATTGTAGTGTTGCTCCCCACGAGACTGTAGATACTTTTGCAGATCAGCTGTATatcctcccacccccacctcaaTCAAGGATCAATTGTGGACGCACAGGAGCTCTGAGCGGCAGCCGTCAGAGCTAACTGGATTTATTACTGTATAGTTGGCCCTTTGCGGGCTCACCAGGGTGTGGATGATTAACTTAGCTGGTAAATTATGttgaggggaagaaaaaaaatatttttttcaaatagaaaatgtttctttttgtaTAATCAGCAAGAGCCAAAGTGTTCTATTTAAAAAGAAAGCGGTTTCTTTTTGACCTCTTGGTAATATTTGAATACAACATATTTTCAACAGATTTGTTACTGCaaacttttatttatatttattcagATATAAATACATTGTTCCTGTGTGAATTTTTGGTAAGAAATAAATTCATATCAGTGCTTCCAGTGGACCTATGTAGTTTGAGTTTTTAGTTTAACTCATCTTAGTTTAGAGTTTtataagatgtttttttttactaccgCGGAGGAATAAGTATGTTGTGTTCAAATGTCTATTCAGCTGTTCTTTTCCTTTTGATCACAAGTCTCCGTTGTACAAGACGAGATAAGTTATTCAAAGTCCAAAGGTGTATGTCTTAATTGTGACCAATGTGACCAAAGGAGGGCTCAAGTTGTCTGTGTTATCTCTCAGCAAAGTTGCTCAACAAACTGACAGTAAACTAGGACAGAAAAGAATAACTGAATTTTTCATTACTTTAAATAACCATGGGCAAAGGGCTTTAACATCTCTGTAATCTTTCATCATATGCACTAGGATTATATATACATTGGTTTGATTTTACTTGTATTGTTAATTGCTTACTTGGTATGTTTTTGTAAAATCTGTGTTTACATGACCTACAACAATTGTTCATTTTAAAACAAactggtgtatatttgtgtgtgtgtttctttatgttaatgtaatggtctcattcattcattcattcattcattccttccttccttccttccttccttccttccttccttccttccttccttccttccttccttccttccttccttccttccttccttccttccttccttccttccttccttccttccttccttccttccttccttccttccttccttccttccttccttccttccttccttccttccttccttccttccttcccaaGATAGCTTAGttgacaccacaccacatcttAGTTGAGATTGCTTGTGGGTCTGATAAGGGTTTATTGACTAACAACTTCTAATGTGACAAGCGGTGAAATGGAACTTAGTAATTAGAAATTAgtgcattaaactcttaccaaatcgtTTCAGACGTACCGCAATCTTGTAAATGAAGGTTTTAAACGTGGTCGTTTACTTGGTCTGTTGCCATCTGCACGGCCATTGGTTGTTTTGAATGCACTGCTCTATCACCACATGAAGCCCATCCCATGTCGTATTAGAGATTGGGATTGGGATTGGGTGCCTGGGTTTTAGGAATATTGGAACTGACCGtcaatggcctcttggccagaTGGACCTACAGAGCCAATTCAAATTTGCCAAAGGTTTGTATTGGTATTTTCAGGCTATATTCAGGGCATGCACGTGGAACCTTCAAGGCATTTTCATACGCAGTATAATAGTACAGCTATTTGTTTTTTAGTCCACAGTTCAGTATGATGAAATTAAACCTATGCAGACCCATATCAGAAACATTTTGTATCTTCCCATTTTAATTTTGAGAGAGACTCCGTGTAAAGACAAAACATGTAGCATCATCATCACAAACATTTCAGTAATCTTCCTTTCTAGGAAGGATTTCAGGCGTGTACATTAAGGTTGTGGTTTTCGTTTTCAGATTCCTGCTGTACAACACTCCACTGCTAGGCACAGAAGAATGAGCGCAAATTCAGAACACACAACCTTGTTCAGTTTGAGAAGAGTCAACCTTGAGACACGGGGACATTCAACAAAACATGCCCTTCATACAGACTGTCATAGCCATAGACTGCTGGCAATAACTAGTATCACAGATTAGATTAGCATAAATGTCCAGTGTTGAATACAAGACGGTGATAACAGATAGTCAACCCTCAATTGCACACATGACACTCTACCCATCAGTGGCTCTCACTATATGGTGTTCCTCAAGTGCGTTTCCCAAGAAACCTACTTCAAAAGTTGCATAGTGATGTTGATTTAATTGAGGACATTTTGGAGGATATCAAACCACCCACAGTTATTAAAGTTTTCCTTCAGACATTGGTGTTCCTGCGTACCACCCTTTTGCTGGTTCATGTAGATGGAAATAAATTTGGAATAGGTTTTCTTCCATTCTTTGAGAATAACACCAATTGGTGACAGAACTTTTCTGTCATAATTTGAATACATTTATAGTACATCTGTCTGTCAGAATTTAAATCTTTcgttaaaatatatatatagtgtatatatattttgtttccTGATTAGTGGAATTGCAGTTTTCAATCAGACACCATGTCTAAAGAGGCTCACATACTCCCCAAGAATGATATCAGGGTGACAGAAGACAACATACACAAAATAACTAAGTTTCAGTCAAAATGCCACTGAGCAATAGTCGACTGAACAATCACCTGTGTTGATACCTTCAATGTACATACATGTCTTTCAACAAAGACTAGATTAGGCTACAACGATAGTCAGTATTGTGCTTTAGTTTCtcccctttctgtctttcaatGAAACATATTATGATAATGTATGACCTAATAACTATGTAAAAACTGGTCATACAGCTGACCTTATTACAGTTGTTTTCTTGACAGAGACAACCAACCACACACCTTGGACGTTTCAGATGCTTCAGTAATTTTCCCAACAGCAAATTACCCCTCCTGTCAGCCAGGGGCATGGTATCCCttcataaaacaaaaacaaagtcttGACGTGTGTGTATCCGTCTGGCTTTGAACTAGGTTTTACACATGGCCACCTGAGGGTGGCGCTAGTGAGCTGCTGACGTGCTGCCAACACTGCTGTCTTCATCTGCTCTGCCAGTTAGGCTGCTATGGACCAATCCTGTTGCTATAGCACCTGTTCCAGTGGCCACATCTGTATATCTCCTATCTAaacaagaaaaaggaaaaaaataactcaaaacagcactCTCTGCTAATAATTTATGCATTTGTATGTAGGCTATTATAAAAGCAGTTATTAAAGATTTTGTCTCTTTGTGAGAGGCACTTTGTATTTACCTGGACATGTGGAGGAGCACTAAGAACATACATAACGGCGCTGGCTATGTCCTTGGCTTTCAAACACTGGAAAAAACAACATATAGCGTACGCCtatgtaaatatatacagtatacagagcCTAAGAGGTGTCGCAAGATTTTTTAATATCAAGAGGACTCGTGCTTATTTCACTaaattgtgtgcttgttttactAAATAATGTGCTCATCTAACTAAATAGTATGCTTGTTTTACAAAATGATGCTTAATTTTATTCACGGGAACTACAGTGGGAGAGGCAGCACAACAGACATTTCGATAAAGCTGAAAAGTTTGGCTATTTACACATTAGATATTTTGTTGCCTACCTTAACCTACAGTACTACTACACTTAGTGTTGTTTGGGTCTTGACAATGACTCGCTTCTGACTTAATGATCAAGAGGAGCTTTAAGTGTGTGTATCAAAATGGGTCTATTGTGCTGGCCCAGTTCCTGTGACTAAAACCTgggaacaaaacacaacacacaacttaATTAAAACAAGCACCTGATTTAGCAAAATGAGCACACGGTTTAGTCAAATAGAGTGCACGTTTTAGTAAATTGAGTGTAGCCTACGCTTTACTGAAATGCTCTCATGACATAAAACAAAATTGTAGCATTGACACCTCCAGGCATACAGTACGTATATGTATATTTGAACAATAAAATAAAGAGACTCTGAGATTCTGAGAGACACAGGTCCACTCACGCACCTTTATACTCTCATAAGCAGCTGCAGCCCTCTCTGGGTCGGTGTTGTGGTGCCGGAAAGCAAACTCAGTCTCCACTATACCCGGAGATATACACtatagaaacaaacaaacaaacaaaaaaaaactttaaagaccaaaataataacaaaaaaacttCAATACAGATATACGACGTATTCTCCCCCATTCTCGGACAGGGAGTTTATATTATGTGTGGTCAGGTTTGGAGCTGAAAGGTTGAAACTCCCAGGGCAATGAGTGAAAGCACTGCTCCGCTTACTGTGGCCCGGATGTGGGTCTTGGCCTCCCGCAGCTCCTGCCGTAGGCCCTCGGTCAGGGCGGTCACCGCGTACTTGGTGGCGCAGTAGAAGTGCTCGTCTGCACTGGGGAACATCCGGTGGCCGCCCATACTGCTCAGGGCCGAGGGCACAGAAAAGGAGAGCGTGAGAAGGTAGGTAggtaccaaagattctagaacagagctctgttctagaatctttggtaggtactgtaggtacagtaggtaTCCATGTTAAGATGGCTGATGCCTTGAGGCCATGGTATAACTGCTCTCCATTTGCTGTTGTTTCTGGATgttaaagctgtgtgtgtgtgtgtgtgtgtgtgtgtgtgtgtgtgtatgtgtatatgagtttttatatgtgtgtatttttttgtgtgtttttatagtATTATTCCTTGTACATGTGTTaatctatgtctgtgtgtgtgtgtgtgtgtgtgtgtgtgtgtgactgtgcatattgcacatattggtgtgtgtgtgtgtgtattgcaccTGTTAATGTTGATAATATGTCCATCATCGATGTGTCTTTCCTGCATCGACTTGAAGGCCTCTCGTGTGCAGATGGACAGGGCTAGTACATTCACCTGATGAACAATTCACACCAATCCCTCAATTATGCAGCTAAAGTACGTTTCTGGAATACTTACTTCAATACTTTTATCAGAAACACAAATAGGGAACTTTATTAAaagctttaaaatgttttctgaAAATCCACTGTGATTGGGGCTCCACACAGCCATTGCCACAGAGTGGTGGAGCCAAAGCTCATGTTTTctgccccttgtgtgtgtgtgtgtgtgtgtgtgtgtgtgtgtgtgtgtacagagcatCACCCTGACTGGCCCCAGCAGAAGTCAGTTTGGCTGTCGTGAGTGGACTGGCTAATGCCGGCCCACCGTGCAAGACAAGGAGCCCGGGCAGGGTAAAGAGTCCAGATTAAGCAGgctaaaaataaacacattctcccactctctctcctgcaccctctctctcctctcctctcctctcctctccctcctgctgccATGCTCCCTTAGCACCCCCTCCACTGCTCCCATTCACCTCGGATTCCATGGCAACTGATGGACGGGCCAGCAGCAATGTATGCCTTGAGTGGGCCGTGTTTTCCAACGGGGTCCTGAATGGCCAAAGGGCCGAGAGGAGTCTCACTACAGGGGGAGCTGGCAACGTTCTAGAAGTGGAACTCTGTGTGGCTCTGGTCAGGCCATTCTCAGGTTCTAATGAGCCAATGTTTACTTGAATAGGAGTCATGTTGAGCAAGGCACAAGgcaaaaaacaatatttttaaagcctgagaaaaaTGGGGAAATAATTCCCTTTTACTACACGTTAGCTTGGAGAAAATGGATGACACCATAGATGCAACCATTGATTTCTGTGTACATTCTTTGGATGTTGCAATAACTGCAATTGCTGTGAATGACACATCCGCCGGAAGCATCATCCTGGGTTTAAAAAGCAAATATATTTGTTTGGATAGCCCTTTGGAAACTGCCAACAGGTTAATATCATCTACACTCCAATGTAGACCTGTCAACTAGGCCAACTTATGGAGAGCCAGTAAAACACACCTATCATGTAAACTGACCC harbors:
- the si:ch211-283g2.1 gene encoding sodium- and chloride-dependent GABA transporter ine isoform X1 — translated: MMSEGDPQAELQALMERKLSDKEMIALSDSKEANGTLLEPLKAWDFSHGDESGGSCHPPSPSLKAFGAERGRHIDNMAMQPDRPTWSKQIEFTLAGIGNAVGLGNVWRFPYLCYRSGGGAFLVPYLLMLLVLGIPLLYMELIVGQYLRKGPVHVMEKVCPLLKGVGLATVAISFIMCTYYNIIITWSLYYLFSSFQSPLPWQSCNNTWNTPNCTDHVTNSSYSTTASQQFFNHKVLDRTGGLEEAGTLRWELCLLLLLAWILVYLCIFKGIKSTGKVVYFTAIFPYVILIALLINNVQLPGAMKGINFFILPVWDKLLSLEVWVNAAAQIFNSIGIGFGGLMTMSSYNSFNNNVLKDTLAISIINSLTSILAGFVIFSAFGYMSHLQNIPVSELAVDGPGLVFVVYPQAFVTMPVAPLWAIIFFFMLLCLGLDSEFAMVEVMVTSLVDGYGKPLLKYFRLKEILVLMVCCTAFLLGIPHVMQSGIYIFQLMDHYTAIVSIIFLAFFEVVAICWVFGVRRLTDSLIEMTGKPPSIFFKVCWWIICPVLIGIILVFSVIQFKPARYEDYVYPPWAQGLGWMIALASIIWIPLAAIHTLWVLPGSFMQRLRRSLTPFGLEKVPTIHPSGSGELVPELAAKL
- the si:ch211-283g2.1 gene encoding sodium- and chloride-dependent GABA transporter ine isoform X2, coding for MAMQPDRPTWSKQIEFTLAGIGNAVGLGNVWRFPYLCYRSGGGAFLVPYLLMLLVLGIPLLYMELIVGQYLRKGPVHVMEKVCPLLKGVGLATVAISFIMCTYYNIIITWSLYYLFSSFQSPLPWQSCNNTWNTPNCTDHVTNSSYSTTASQQFFNHKVLDRTGGLEEAGTLRWELCLLLLLAWILVYLCIFKGIKSTGKVVYFTAIFPYVILIALLINNVQLPGAMKGINFFILPVWDKLLSLEVWVNAAAQIFNSIGIGFGGLMTMSSYNSFNNNVLKDTLAISIINSLTSILAGFVIFSAFGYMSHLQNIPVSELAVDGPGLVFVVYPQAFVTMPVAPLWAIIFFFMLLCLGLDSEFAMVEVMVTSLVDGYGKPLLKYFRLKEILVLMVCCTAFLLGIPHVMQSGIYIFQLMDHYTAIVSIIFLAFFEVVAICWVFGVRRLTDSLIEMTGKPPSIFFKVCWWIICPVLIGIILVFSVIQFKPARYEDYVYPPWAQGLGWMIALASIIWIPLAAIHTLWVLPGSFMQRLRRSLTPFGLEKVPTIHPSGSGELVPELAAKL
- the dhrs11a gene encoding dehydrogenase/reductase SDR family member 11a, encoding MERWDGRVALVTGASVGIGAAVARALVQKGMKVVGCARSVDKVEKLAAECQSAGYRGTLFPYKCDLSNEEEILSMFSAIRILHAGVDVCINNAGLAHCEPLLCGRTDAWRNMIDVNVLALSICTREAFKSMQERHIDDGHIININSMGGHRMFPSADEHFYCATKYAVTALTEGLRQELREAKTHIRATCISPGIVETEFAFRHHNTDPERAAAAYESIKCLKAKDIASAVMYVLSAPPHVQIGDIQMWPLEQVL